A window of the Vanessa cardui chromosome 27, ilVanCard2.1, whole genome shotgun sequence genome harbors these coding sequences:
- the LOC124540939 gene encoding late histone H2B.L4-like, producing the protein MVPKATLHAKKKKEVIEKPIAKTKKMKKKNYQSFSIYLFKLLRSVTKENFGISRHSMLIMNNFVNDMLEKIASEAGRLASHSKKTTLGSREIQSAIKLLIPGELAKHADIEAMKAITMYHNSQERDSKMP; encoded by the coding sequence ATGGTACCCAAAGCAACATTACACGCAAAGAAGAAGAAGGAAGTAATAGAGAAGCCGATAGCGAAAACGAAGAAGATGAAAAAGAAGAATTACCAGAGCTTCTCGATATATCTATTTAAACTATTACGGAGCGTTACGAAGGAAAATTTCGGTATATCGCGGCATTCGATGCTAATTATGAACAATTTCGTCAATGATATGTTGGAGAAGATCGCATCGGAAGCTGGGAGGTTAGCGAGTCACAGCAAGAAGACGACACTGGGCAGTCGGGAGATACAATCGGCGATCAAACTGTTGATACCCGGCGAACTGGCGAAGCACGCGGACATAGAAGCGATGAAGGCGATCACGATGTACCACAACAGTCAGGAAAGGGACTCGAAAATGCCTTGA
- the LOC124541266 gene encoding histone H3: MARTKQTARKSTGGKAPRKQLATKAARKSAPATGGVKKPHRYRPGTVALREIRRYQKSTELLIRKLPFQRLVREIAQDFKTDLRFQSSAVMALQEASEAYLVGLFEDTNLCAIHAKRVTIMPKDIQLARRVRGERA; this comes from the coding sequence ATGGCGCGCACGAAACAAACCGCTCGAAAATCAACCGGCGGCAAAGCGCCTCGGAAACAGCTAGCGACAAAAGCCGCTAGAAAAAGCGCTCCAGCGACTGGAGGCGTCAAGAAACCCCACAGATATCGTCCGGGAACCGTCGCTTTGAGAGAAATAAGACGATATCAGAAGAGTACAGAACTACTGATAAGAAAGTTACCGTTTCAAAGATTAGTCAGAGAAATCGCTCAGGATTTCAAAACGGACTTGCGTTTTCAGAGTTCAGCGGTAATGGCGCTTCAAGAGGCTAGTGAAGCGTATTTAGTTGGACTGTTTGAAGATACGAACTTATGTGCGATTCACGCGAAGAGGGTTACTATAATGCCTAAGGATATCCAATTAGCGAGAAGAGTGCGCGGTGAGAGGGCGTAA
- the LOC124540940 gene encoding uncharacterized protein LOC124540940 — MAERFSDSQMLKLAEIYRDYECLWNVSSALYKNHDARQSAYKQIAEMLNISGVSDKDIPKKIKNLRSSYYQELKKIKKSTRSESDRDSVYKPKVSWFSIADGFLRAFKNKERTFSNVSIQTLFMLSKTILINFYIHPFLFCVWDLKKVSKHIIMNIFYLQIDENSEVATDTVDFENNNTVLEENDREENSAADEIIENRVQELTETPSSKFTVPSKLATKKRGKSNRRQDEVHEAIDKMNKIAENVTKNTTSLLQNKEDEFDIFGRYIASTLRTLPREFSIIAKTDIQKALSEIQLKALRRQTKSSLFSYGTSTSDISDPENPGYLRSASVPNSLALQMQALTTSENGSPHAGSDDQ, encoded by the exons ATGGCTGAACGGTTTTCGGATTCACAAATGCTGAAACTCGCAGAGATCTATCGAGACTACGAATGTTTGTGGAACGTATCGAGTGCTTTGTATAAAAATCATGACGCAAGACAAAGTGCGTACAAACAAATTGCGGAAATGTTAAACATTAGTGGCGTCTCAGACAAAGATATaccgaaaaaaattaaaaatttaaggtcATCGTACTAtcaggaattaaaaaaaattaaaaagagcaCTCGATCCGAAAGCGACCGAGATTCTGTTTATAAACCGAAGGTGTCGTGGTTTTCAATTGCCGATGGCTTTTTAagagcatttaaaaataaagagaggACATTTTCAAATGTAAGTATACaaactttatttatgttatcaAAGACAATCCTAATTAA TTTTTATATCCATCCATTTTTGTTCTGTGTTTGGGACCTGAAAAAAGTCTCAAAACATATAATCatgaatattttctatttacagATCGATGAAAATTCGGAAGTAGCTACTGATACTGTTGacttcgaaaataataatacggtATTAGAAGAGAATGATAGAGAAGAAAACTCTGCTGCGgatgaaattattgaaaatcgAGTTCAAGAACTAACCGAAACGCCTTCATCTAAATTCACTGTGCCATCAAAACTAGCAACGAAGAAAAGGGGCAAATCAAATAGAAGACAGGACGAGGTACATGAAGCCATTgacaaaatgaataaaattgccgagaatgttactaaaaatacaacatCGTTACTACAAAATAAAGAAGACGAATTCGACATTTTTGGGAGATATATAGCCTCGACATTACGTACATTGCCACGCGAGTTTTCAATTATTGCAAAAACAGATATTCAAAAGGCTTTATCGGAAATTCAATTAAAAGCATTGAGACGGCAAACCAAATCTTCGTTGTTTTCCTATGGTACCTCGACGTCCGATATCTCTGATCCAGAAAATCCAGGATATTTAAGATCCGCATCT GTACCTAATTCTCTCGCACTTCAAATGCAGGCTCTAACGACCAGTGAAAATGGCTCCCCGCATGCGGGCTCTGACGACCAGTGA
- the LOC124541119 gene encoding histone H2A, sperm-like, with protein MSSKKKSKSRSSRAGLHFPVGRIHKILKKGNYAPRIGGGAPVYLAAALEYLSAEILELAAEVAKENNKSRVIPRHILFAIKNDEELNRMLSGVTISQGGVLPAIHSQLLPKKTVKSSQSQ; from the coding sequence ATGTCGTCTAAAAAGAAAAGCAAATCCAGATCATCACGCGCTGGTCTCCATTTTCCAGTTGGAAGGATTCACAAGATCTTGAAGAAAGGGAACTACGCGCCAAGGATTGGGGGTGGAGCTCCGGTCTACTTAGCAGCAGCCCTAGAATATCTATCAGCGGAAATACTGGAGTTAGCAGCGGAAGTAGcaaaggaaaataataaatctcgTGTCATCCCACGCCATATTCTTTTCGCGATTAAGAACGACGAAGAGTTGAACAGAATGCTGTCCGGTGTTACCATATCGCAGGGCGGTGTGTTGCCAGCGATTCATTCGCAATTACTTCCGAAGAAAACCGTAAAGAGTTCTcaatctcaataa